In Cumulibacter soli, the genomic window GCATCACCGCTACCGCCACCGGACAGGCTCGTGACGAGGATGACGACGATCACGACGAGCGCGAGGATGCCAACGGCAACGGCAATGGGTAGCAGACGTCGCTCGCGCGAGGTCATCGCCGGATCGTGCAGTTCCTGCTGGGTTCCCGGGTGCCACTCGCCGGGTTGCTGGGTTCGCGGCTCTCCGCGCTGCGCAGCGCCAGGCTGCTGTGATCCCGGCTCAGGCCAACCGCTCTGCGGTGCGCCGGGCTGCGTTCCTGGTTCGGACCAACCGTTCTGAGGTGCGCCGTTCTGCTGGTGCCCGCCGTAGGGCTGCGAGGGCGGCTGCGACGGACCAGGTGGTCGCTGCGCGCCGTCGGAGTCATTCGGCTGTGGCTCAGGCGGCTGCGGTCCGGTTGGCGGGATCGTCATGGTTCACTCCTCGCTGCGATTCGCAGGATTGTAATGCGCAACCGCCCCGGCACCGTCGAAGTCGCCGACGGCGCGGAGCCCGTCGATCACTCCTTGACGATCAGCCGGCGGCCGATTCTGACTGTGCTTGGCCTTGGCCTGGATGCTGTGAATACGCAGTTCCATCCCTTTGATGGCGCGCAGTTGGCCATCGATGAACGCGGTTGGTGCATCGCTGACCCGCCACGTCTCGGCGAACGGCTGCTCGAAATGCTCGGTTAACCGGGTCACGTTCTCGCGCAGCCAGTCGAGGTCGTGATGCACGATCAACTCCCCGCGAATGTTGATCGTCAGGTGATTCCAGGTCGGCACGACGCGGCCATGCTGGCTCTTGGACGGGTACCACATCGGCGTGATGTAGGAGTCGCTGCCGTGCACGATCACCAGGGAATCACCGGTTGGCTCGACCTTCCAGTGCTCGTTCTGCAGGGCGAAGTGTCCGCACAGTGCCCCAGCCTGCTCGTCGTACAGCATCGGCATGAACGTGGATGCAAGGCCGTCGGCAGTCGGAGTCACCAGGTCTGCCGCGCCAAGGTTCTCCAGCACGTCGCGGACGTCGTCGTCCGGCATCGCGAAATGCTTAGGCAGGTACATGTCAGTCATCAGCGGGGAATCCTAGCTGCGGGTTACCTTAGAAATGTTCGCGCACCAGTGCTGCGACCGCCTCCGGGCCGACGTCCACCATGGCCTCATTGTGCAGTTTCTCGAAGTACGTCACGTCGCTGCGATACATCGCATCCACGTTCGAACGGCTCACCATCCGCAGCAGCAACGAGTAACGCTGCGACGGGTTCGGGCCGCCGCCGGCGA contains:
- a CDS encoding FMN-binding negative transcriptional regulator encodes the protein MTDMYLPKHFAMPDDDVRDVLENLGAADLVTPTADGLASTFMPMLYDEQAGALCGHFALQNEHWKVEPTGDSLVIVHGSDSYITPMWYPSKSQHGRVVPTWNHLTINIRGELIVHHDLDWLRENVTRLTEHFEQPFAETWRVSDAPTAFIDGQLRAIKGMELRIHSIQAKAKHSQNRPPADRQGVIDGLRAVGDFDGAGAVAHYNPANRSEE